In the genome of Mytilus edulis chromosome 3, xbMytEdul2.2, whole genome shotgun sequence, one region contains:
- the LOC139515048 gene encoding uncharacterized protein — protein MTPDTRDYTILSNYGIPVTDRLLIFQLKACKNAYVGLMSGNTENDPLFEIDFGGYSNSVSFIRAGKDSKLPRLVENSGPILHCSEYKEFMITWDANTINVYRGLDSSGSLFLSWTSPTTLWPIINIGISTAYTANGNWIFHTQGKEITPDDISNITSGCM, from the coding sequence ATGACTCCAGATACAAGAGACTACACTATTTTGTCTAATTATGGTATACCAGTTACAGATAGACTCTTAATATTTCAACTGAAAGCTTGTAAAAATGCATATGTTGGATTAATGTCTGGAAACACCGAAAATGATCCCTTATTCGAGATTGATTTTGGAGGTTATAGTAATAGTGTTTCGTTTATCCGGGCTGGGAAAGACAGTAAACTACCACGCCTCGTTGAAAATTCTGGTCCAATTCTACACTGTTCTGAATATAAAGAGTTCATGATCACATGGGATGCTAATACTATCAATGTTTACCGTGGACTGGATAGTTCTGGGTCCCTTTTCCTTTCATGGACTAGTCCGACAACCTTGTGGCCGATAATAAATATTGGAATTTCAACAGCCTATACTGCAAATGGGAATTGGATATTTCATACTCAAGGTAAGGAAATCACACCAGATGACATTTCAAATATAACATCTGGGTGCATGTAA